GGTGGACCGTTCCGAATCCTTGACGTCCGCTTGGTAGAACGACGTTGTGCTCAACGATGACTTGGGCACCATTTCCGCCTTCGCCCATCTCGAACAAGTGCAGGGAACCAGCTTGATCGACTTCGCGCATCAACATCGCTTGTTCAAGTACCGCTTTTAAATTGTCGAATTCCGCGATCCGGATGTGAATTGGACCGAGTCCCGTGATCGCGAACTCGAGGGGTACCGGACCGTTTTGCCACGGCGTGCCGGAAGCGACACCTTGATTATGCTCGTCAGAGATCAACATGTATTGTTGCTCATCGAAATCGACGAACGAGAGCGTCTTCTTGCCGAATTGTTCTTTGATACCACGGTGCTTGACGTCGTATTTGTCAAAGCGTTTGATCCAGTATTCGAGTGCCGCATCCGTTGGAACACGGAACGCCGTCTTGAAGATTTCATTCGTTCCGTGTGATCCTTTTTGAATACCAGGGAAATCAAAGAACGTCATATCCGTGCCGGCAGACCCTTTATCATCTGCAAAGAATAAGTGATATGTCTGGATGTCATCCTGATTGACGGTCTTCTTGACCAATCGCATTCCTAGGACGTTCGTAAAGAAGTCATAGTTTTTTTCGGCACTGCTCGTAATCGCCGTCACGTGGTGGATTCCTTTTAGTTCATTCATGAAAAATCGCTCCTTTAATGGTTATTATCTCGAATTCGAGATATCAGTCTAAAAAAATTTTATTGTTTTTTTGCTTGATAGCCGATCGTTTTGGCTGTCTCGATGAATGCTTCGAGATCTGACGGGGCTATTCCTTGAAATACTTGATTGATCGCTTGCTCGTGCTCCGGAAAAATCGTTTCCATCAATTGTTGCCCTTCAGGTGTCAGTTCCGCAAATGTCACACGCCGATCCTCTGGACATGCTTTGCGGACAACGTAATTCTTCTTTTCGAGCTTATCGATGACGTATGTGATGCTACTGCTCGTGATCAAGACTTTTTTCCCGATCAATTGAATGGGTTGCCTGCCCCTGTGAAACAGCAACTCAAGGACTGAAAAATCCGTCGGGTTCAATCCCCATTGCGCAACGTCTTTCTTGATGACTTCATGTAACGCATCGACTGCGCGCACCATGACCGTCAATGCTTTCAAGTTCGGATTCGGTTGTGTCATTTCGTTCACCTCTTTTGTATCTTTAATTCATATATCTTTAATTCGAGATAAATATACCATCCCGATTTTTGTTCGTCAACTGTTTTGAATTACTTTAAATAATGATGAACACTTTAAATGTTCAAAGCGTTCATCATCATTTAGAGCCAAGCACGTATCCTTTTCCTAATAGATAGTGATCTGTATCAGATTGAATATACGCTGTATTGTCAGGTAATCCGATGGCGTGATTCATTTGAGACAGGTATTCCTGAAAACGGGCTGCCCGTTTTTCCTGGTTCAAGTGCGGACAGAGACAACCACTCAGCCAGCCTTGCCCTGTATCCAGGCAATAGTCTGTTCCGTTTTCCATCGTGCGAATGCCGTATTCCATCGCATAGATCGCCCCAGCACTGACACCGACGTACCATGTTCCGCGCTCGACGGCTTGCTTGAGCAATACATCCATACCTTTTGCAGCAAGCGTCTGAACGAGTAACGGATAATTGCCACCACCGACATAAAGAATGTCGGCACGTTCTATTAATCGTCGTTGCGTCGTCTTGGATTGTTCGTCGTCAAACAGTGTGACGATTGAGACGGTCGCGCCAAGTGCTTCATATGTATCACGAAATTGGTGTTGGTATGGCGATTCATCCCGACTTGCCGTCGGTAGGAAGACGATGTGTGGCGCGTGTTTCGTCAGTTGAAAAACATGTTGATGAATGAATTGGTGCGACGGTGCAATCAATTGACCGCCTCCGATTAGCATGAGGTTCATCTTTTTTCTCCTATGGAACGACATTTACGAAAACAGGGTTTTTCATATTGTATACCCTGCGAACGGCACTGGCGTCGACAGTCGAATCCATGTCGACGGTTTGCCGTAAACTGATGCGTCATCAAGAAAACGTTCCAGTGTTGCAACGGACGCGGTTTGCAACTTGACCATGAAGTTATAGCTGCCGGTCAGGCGGTGACACTCGACGACTTCTGGATGTCCTTTACAAAATTCAATCAAGCCTGCACAGCGTGTCTCTTCGAACATGACGATCGCGAGTAACCCTTGCGCGAGTGCTTCTGGATTAATGACAGCACGGAACCCTTCGATGATTCCCGTATCCTCCATTTTTCGGACCCGTTCGATGACGGCAGGTGCCGATAATCCGATCTGACGTCCGAGTTCCGACCATGGAATCCGGGCATCGTCTTGCAGAATCCGGACAATCTGTTGATCAATTTGGTCCATTTTTCATCTTCCCTTCGAATTAAAACCACTTTCTTCAAATTAACATGGAATCAAAGGGAAATA
This region of Exiguobacterium acetylicum DSM 20416 genomic DNA includes:
- a CDS encoding ring-cleaving dioxygenase, with the translated sequence MNELKGIHHVTAITSSAEKNYDFFTNVLGMRLVKKTVNQDDIQTYHLFFADDKGSAGTDMTFFDFPGIQKGSHGTNEIFKTAFRVPTDAALEYWIKRFDKYDVKHRGIKEQFGKKTLSFVDFDEQQYMLISDEHNQGVASGTPWQNGPVPLEFAITGLGPIHIRIAEFDNLKAVLEQAMLMREVDQAGSLHLFEMGEGGNGAQVIVEHNVVLPSGRQGFGTVHHVAFRVEDTAALQEWIERMQQLRFNTSGYVDRFFFESLYARVARGVLFEWATDGPGFMGDEPYETVGEKLSLPPFLEPQRAQIEQMVRPIDTVRSTRKIEKEYL
- a CDS encoding MarR family winged helix-turn-helix transcriptional regulator; its protein translation is MTQPNPNLKALTVMVRAVDALHEVIKKDVAQWGLNPTDFSVLELLFHRGRQPIQLIGKKVLITSSSITYVIDKLEKKNYVVRKACPEDRRVTFAELTPEGQQLMETIFPEHEQAINQVFQGIAPSDLEAFIETAKTIGYQAKKQ
- a CDS encoding Type 1 glutamine amidotransferase-like domain-containing protein; this encodes MNLMLIGGGQLIAPSHQFIHQHVFQLTKHAPHIVFLPTASRDESPYQHQFRDTYEALGATVSIVTLFDDEQSKTTQRRLIERADILYVGGGNYPLLVQTLAAKGMDVLLKQAVERGTWYVGVSAGAIYAMEYGIRTMENGTDYCLDTGQGWLSGCLCPHLNQEKRAARFQEYLSQMNHAIGLPDNTAYIQSDTDHYLLGKGYVLGSK
- a CDS encoding Lrp/AsnC family transcriptional regulator; its protein translation is MDQIDQQIVRILQDDARIPWSELGRQIGLSAPAVIERVRKMEDTGIIEGFRAVINPEALAQGLLAIVMFEETRCAGLIEFCKGHPEVVECHRLTGSYNFMVKLQTASVATLERFLDDASVYGKPSTWIRLSTPVPFAGYTI